The Thunnus thynnus chromosome 2, fThuThy2.1, whole genome shotgun sequence genome includes a region encoding these proteins:
- the LOC137172295 gene encoding mesoderm induction early response protein 3-like: protein MYDKNFHLIQKHKVTTRTVAECVAFYYMWKKSERFDFFVQQNRFGKKKYSSYPGVTDLMDRLVDEAEGLAVDSSSSVCSGAGGGGWLETTTDQQLSLLNSITASDLTGQ, encoded by the exons ATGTATGACAAGAACTTTCACctcatacagaaacacaaa GTCACAACGCGAACTGTAGCAGAATGTGTGGCTTTTTACTACATGTGGAAAAAGTCGGAGCGCTTTGACTTCTTCGTGCAGCAGAATCGGTTCGGGAAGAAAAAGTACAGCAGCTATCCTGGTGTAAC TGACCTGATGGACAGGCTGGTGGATGAAGCAGAGGGACTGGCAGTGGACAGTTCTTCCTCTGTGTGCTCAggagcaggtggaggaggaTGGCTGGAGACCACCACAGACCAACAGCTCAGCCTGCTTAACTCCATCACTGCCAGCGATCTCACAGGTCAGTAA
- the LOC137171613 gene encoding uncharacterized protein, whose translation MDVENLDDLMNCDDIWEDEEFTLPRPLSAISEESATSNASSWCSLSGESISTYTTWGSRTDSEISEVITPSYEDEEDETEIESSSRLSIRSEESTRPVSSAVSSRQARDSHYEVLRALPSGPAGHDGYPVFTQDDKKAAAANLQLAGEVIDQVNSVLSMTIQPSMDGGSFSVTTADSCQVSDDKTAKKALEGAMVTMKSFITGRGTTVKRRIQTQNGFHSHNKEEALARQFNHKMKRSLWRKKRIHPAPEEHLVKAGMSGSTDLTSRGIGGWLSAPLELVDYVEDEDVAPEDIVSSLSSTSFIKPDHQVVEITTDESTDETRTSSQSSDFGDEDEEEETFSQISVDQSQPASKCLSNNQDYVAETKASKSKGLFNLFRSIFSKVRMHLHESSNE comes from the coding sequence ATGGATGTTGAAAATCTTGATGATCTGATGAATTGTGACGACATTTGGGAGGACGAAGAGTTCACCCTCCCTCGTCCCCTGTCAGCCATCAGTGAGGAGAGTGCAACATCAAACGCCTCCTCATGGTGTTCACTCAGTGGGGAGAGCATATCAACATATACCACTTGGGGTTCCCGCACTGACTCTGAAATCTCAGAAGTGATCACACCATCTTatgaagatgaggaagatgagaCTGAGATAGAGTCAAGCTCCAGACTGTCCATCAGGTCAGAAGAGAGCACAAGGCCTGTCTCCAGCGCTGTCTCAAGTCGCCAGGCCAGAGACTCTCATTATGAGGTTCTGAGGGCTTTGCCTTCAGGACCTGCAGGACATGATGGATATCCTGTATTCACACAGGACgacaaaaaagcagcagcagcaaacttGCAACTAGCTGGAGAGGTCATTGATCAGGTCAACTCTGTCCTATCCATGACCATACAACCCTCTATGGATGGAGGATCCTTCAGCGTCACTACTGCTGACAGCTGCCAGGTGTCAGACGACAAAACAGCCAAGAAGGCTTTGGAGGGAGCCATGGTAACCATGAAATCTTTCATCACAGGACGAGGCACTACAGTGAAGAGAAGGATTCAGACACAGAATGGTTTCCATTCTCACAATAAAGAGGAGGCACTGGCAAGACAATTTAACCACAAGATGAAGAGGTCACTATGGCGGAAGAAGAGGATTCACCCAGCTCCAGAGGAACATTTGGTTAAGGCAGGCATGTCAGGCAGCACTGACTTGACATCTAGAGGCATAGGAGGATGGTTGTCCGCTCCGCTAGAGTTGGTGGACTATGTGGAGGACGAGGACGTGGCACCAGAAGACAttgtttcatctctgtcttcTACTAGCTTTATTAAACCAGATCATCAGGTGGTTGAAATTACGACTGATGAGTCCACAGATGAGACGAGAACTTCTTCTCAGTCCAGTGACTTTGGcgatgaagatgaggaagaggaaaccTTTAGCCAGATCTCTGTGGACCAGTCTCAGCCTGCGTCCAAGTGTCTGAGCAACAACCAAGATTATGTGGCGGAGACCAAGGCTAGTAAGAGCAAAGGGCTCTTCAACCTCTTCCGCAGCATCTTCTCAAAGGTGAGGATGCATTTACATGAAAGTTCTAATGAGTGA